Proteins from a single region of Ogataea parapolymorpha DL-1 chromosome IV, whole genome shotgun sequence:
- a CDS encoding Protein BIG1 has product MRTSVVIVQLVWAALCLAKNTFPALIASSKLIPGLRPALPHSEQLPFDLGEATSTIYRVLEQCTSDAYILINLPGLRVDDFHHFERFRHLREQLSQASTVVTFPNVLVDDEKLAMDDFVRFLRIHCNTLTYDVVKEDAAEVPKYLDTRTRTINVQLGGLSDEMSKTERLEKLDEYNELLREIMRKLPTPRYTILFSTNTTTPYEEKEYKVIYPEDVPEDPKDLTVRDRCLAKTASNMIFPDITVFDKTRYLEIERNKHGERDDYSSHPDGLWAKDLLEEDDTWLAKKTKTIKKEKSLYRFSEDQSESPAVFDREFLIDNGPVIVGGLFVVVTLFALDILRGIARQVAGLIRGKKLKRE; this is encoded by the coding sequence ATGAGGACCAGTGTAGTTATCGTTCAGCTGGTTTGGGCGGCGCTGTGTTTGGCGAAAAACACGTTTCCGGCGCTCATCGCGTCCAGCAAGCTGATCCCGGGGCTCAGGCCCGCGCTGCCGCACAGCGAGCAGCTGCCGTTTGATCTGGGCGAGGCCACGTCTACCATCTACCGCGTGCTGGAACAGTGCACTTCGGACGCCTACATATTGATCAACCTGCCTGGGCTGCGTGTGGACGATTTCCACCACTTTGAGCGGTTCAGACATTTGCGGGAACAGCTGTCGCAGGCGAGCACGGTAGTCACCTTCCCCAATGTTcttgtggacgacgagaaacTGGCAATGGACGATTTTGTGCGGTTTTTGCGCATCCATTGCAACACCTTAACCTACGACGTGGTGAAGGAAGACGCTGCCGAGGTGCCGAAGTACCTGGACACCCGGACGAGGACCATCAACGTCCAGCTGGGCGGTCTGTCCGACGAGATGAGCAAGACAGAACGCctcgagaagctggacgagtacaacgagctgctgcgcgaGATCATGCGTAAGCTGCCCACGCCGCGCTACACTATCCTtttttccacaaacacaacGACTCCATATGAGGAAAAAGAGTACAAGGTGATCTATCCGGAAGACGTTCCTGAGGACCCCAAAGACCTGACTGTGAGGGACAGATGTCTTGCGAAAACGGCCTCCAACATGATTTTCCCCGACATCACCGTCTTCGACAAGACGCGGTACCTGGAAATCGAGCGCAACAAGCATGGCGAGCGCGACGATTACAGCTCGCATCCGGACGGCCTTTGGGCTAAAGACCTTTTGGAAGAGGATGACACGTggctggccaagaagaccaagacgatcaagaaggagaaatcGCTGTACCGCTTCAGCGAGGACCAGAGCGAGTCGCCTGCGGTGTTCGACCGCGAGTTTCTGATCGACAACGGGCCGGTGATCGTGGGGGGGCTGTTTGTGGTCGTGACGCTGTTTGCGCTCGACATTCTGCGCGGTATCGCGCGCCAGGTGGCGGGGCTGATCCGGGGGAAGAAACTAAAGAGGGAGTGA
- a CDS encoding Poly(A) RNA polymerase protein 1 — protein MSKRKLGPSKARFVRAENSYEKLEDAGDEVVMVSSSSESENEEPPAKKQKPLEQEDSADSAPRDAMLENQDFIGFETSSGDENEEFDQQGSPKISDSENEYLSNDETVYHTKSADYKTGNFNPKYPWIRNNDHSRQIEISDWLTMEIKDFIKYISPSAEEIKARNNTVGKLRDCITGMWPDAEVHCFGSFATDLYLPGSDIDMVVVSKARNNKYDNRSSLYQLSSYIRNHRLGVNVEAIAKAKVPIIKFVDPATKIHIDISFERTNGIKAAELIISWLKDTPGLRELVLIVKQFLSVRKLNIVHTGGLGGFATICLVRSFLKLHPRVATKSIDPLENLGVLLIEFFELYGYNFGYDNTAIAFDEDGDPYYVPKDSNPAFQNRNPFTLAIQDPHDPGNNISRGTFNLRDIKRSFGGAFELLVNKCYEMNQATYKERLGQSVLGDIIKYKGKQRDFEDARELVQNEALAFVSGESSRATSLPPLPSEQYTIISESESESEYEKHLEQLYEKSQSKQPESNKNIDELMGLNDRESEVSSNGAASDSEQEKPSTSKLDKTARREYWLNKSGSF, from the coding sequence ATGTCCAAGCGAAAACTGGGGCCTTCGAAAGCTCGGTTTGTGCGGGCCGAAAACTCGTACGAGAAACTGGAGGATGCTGGCGACGAAGTGGTAATGGTatcgtcgtccagcgaAAGCGAAAATGAAGAGCCTCCGgccaaaaaacagaaaccGCTCGAACAAGAAGATTCAGCAGATTCTGCTCCTAGAGATGCCATGCTCGAGAACCAGGACTTCATCGGGTTTGAGACCTCGTCAGGAGACGAAAACGAAGAGTTCGACCAACAGGGGTCGCCCAAAATCTCCGATAGCGAAAACGAATATCTGAGTAACGACGAAACCGTGTACCATACAAAGTCGGCCGACTACAAGACCGGGAATTTTAATCCCAAATATCCATGGATCCGCAATAATGACCACTCGCGACAGATAGAGATCAGCGACTGGCTGACGATGGAGATCAAGGATTTCATCAAGTATATTTCTCCGTCCGCGGAAGAAATCAAGGCCCGTAATAATACCGTGGGAAAACTTCGCGACTGCATCACGGGGATGTGGCCCGACGCGGAGGTGCATTGTTTCGGGTCGTTTGCTACTGACCTGTATCTGCCGGGATCCGATATCGATATGGTGGTAGTTTCCAAGGCCCGCAACAACAAATACGACAATCGATCGTCTCTGTACCAGCTCTCATCTTATATAAGAAACCACAGACTGGGAGTTAATGTGgaggccattgccaaggccaaggtTCCCATCATCAAGTTCGTGGACCCTGCCACCAAGATTCACATTGATATCTCCTTTGAGAGGACCAACGGTATCAAGGCGGCAGAGCTTATTATTTCATGGCTCAAAGACACTCCAGGTCTCCGCGAGCTTGTGCTAATAGTGAAACAGTTTTTGTCTGTGCGGAAACTGAACATTGTGCATACCGGGGGTCTTGGTGGTTTTGCGACGATATGTCTGGTGAggtcttttttgaaactgCATCCGAGggtggccaccaaatcGATAGATCCTCTCGAAAATTTGGGTGTGCTTCTTatcgagtttttcgagctgtACGGCTATAATTTCGGATACGACAACACAGCGATCGCGTTTGATGAGGACGGAGACCCATACTATGTTCCAAAGGACTCAAATCCAGCATTTCAGAACAGAAACCCGTTCACTTTGGCTATTCAAGACCCGCACGATCCGGGCAACAACATCTCACGAGGCACATTCAATCTGCGAGATATTAAGCGGTCGTTTGGTGGAgcttttgagctgctggtgaacaagTGCTATGAGATGAACCAGGCCACCTACAAAGAAAGACTGGGACAGTCTGTTTTGGGAGATATTATCAAATACAAAGGAAAACAGCGAGATTTCGAGGATGCCCGTGAGCTTGTACAGAACGAGGCACTTGCGTTTGTGAGCGGAGAATCCAGTCGCGCGACTTCGCTGCCGCCGCTCCCGAGCGAGCAGTACACGATAATATCAGAGTCCGAGTCGGAATCTGAATACGAGAAGCATCTGGAGCAACTGTACGAAAAGTCTCAGAGCAAGCAGCCAGAGAGCAACAAGAACATTGACGAATTGATGGGGCTGAATGATCGGGAAAGCGAAGTTTCCTCGAATGGTGCTGCGAGCGACAGCGAGCAAGAAAAGCCCAGCACTTCGAAGCTGGACAAGACAGCTAGACGAGAATACTGGTTGAACAAATCTGGCAGTTTCTAA
- a CDS encoding Aspartyl aminopeptidase 4, producing MSNYAEGFIDFVNASPTPYHVVDTVKKQLQQAGFEELSERNNWDGRIERGSKYYVTRNGSSIIAFTIGGSYRPGNGVSIVGGHTDSPVLRIKPISDQRKEGYIQVGVETYGGGIWHTWFDRDLSVAGRVFVNENGKYVSKLVKIYKPILRIPTLAIHLTKERYTKFEFNKETQFKPIAGQYQEQSKDAAGCCGGEQLSEDEYQSLKSVVQRHSKELLDLIAADLSVDVAQIEDFELILYDTQRSTIGGLNDEFIFSPRLDNQVTCYCATQGLINSVQSLGSQEGIQMISLFDHEEIGSLSAQGADSSFLPNILERLTRLTRLTNDGNEYGLNNISSSYFLETMAKSFILSSDMAHGVHPNYTENYESLNKPQLNKGPVIKVNANQRYVTNSPGIVLLKKVADLAKVPLQLFVVRNDSPCGSTIGPMVSAKLGVRTLDLGNPQLSMHSIRETCGSHDVEKLVLLFESFFEHFYDLEQRIDVN from the coding sequence ATGTCCAATTACGCTGAAGGTTTTATAGATTTCGTCAACGCCTCGCCAACTCCGTATCACGTGGTGGATACTGTGAAGAAGCAGCTTCAACAGGCCGGCTTTGAGGAGTTGTCTGAGCGTAACAATTGGGACGGACGCATCGAGAGGGGATCCAAATACTATGTGACCAGAAACGGCTCCTCAATTATTGCCTTCACGATAGGTGGCTCGTACCGCCCGGGAAATGGTGTTTCCATTGTTGGGGGCCACACGGACTCGCCAGTTCTGCGCATCAAGCCGATTTCTGACCAAAGAAAAGAGGGCTACATCCAAGTTGGTGTTGAGACGTACGGTGGTGGAATTTGGCACACCTGGTTCGACAGAGACCTGAGTGTTGCAGGTCGCGTTTTTGTGAATGAAAATGGCAAGTACGTGTCGAAACTGGTCAAGATTTATAAGCCGATCTTGAGAATTCCCACTCTTGCTATTCATCTCACCAAAGAGAGATACACCAAGTTCGAGTTCAACAAAGAGACACAATTCAAGCCTATTGCCGGGCAGTACCAGGAACAGTCCAAGGATGCGGCCGGCTGTTGCGGAGGCGAGCAGCTCAGCGAAGACGAATACCAATCGCTAAAAAGCGTTGTCCAGAGACACAgcaaggagctgctggatctgaTTGCGGCAGACCTGTCTGTGGACGTGGCGCAGATCGAGGACTTTGAGTTGATACTCTACGACACACAGCGGTCGACGATAGGTGGCCtcaacgacgagttcatctTCAGCCCGCGTCTCGATAACCAAGTCACGTGCTACTGTGCTACTCAGGGGCTCATCAACTCTGTCCAGAGTCTGGGCAGCCAGGAAGGAATTCAGATGATCTCGCTGTTCGACCACGAGGAGATCGGCTCGTTGTCGGCTCAGGGCGCCGACTCGTCGTTTTTGCCCAACATTCTGGAGAGACTGACCAGACTGACCAGACTGACTAACGACGGGAACGAATACGGCCTGAACAACATTTCGTCCTCATATTTCCTGGAGACGATGGCAAAGTCGTTTATTTTGTCGTCGGACATGGCTCACGGCGTGCATCCAAATTACACAGAGAACTACGAGAGCCTCAACAAGCCTCAGCTCAACAAGGGCCCGGTGATCAAGGTCAACGCGAACCAGCGGTATGTGACGAACTCACCGGGAATTGTGCTGTTGAAGAAGGTTGCCGATCTTGCAAAGGTGCCAttgcagctgtttgtcGTGAGAAACGACTCTCCGTGCGGGTCGACCATCGGCCCTATGGTGAGCGCCAAGCTCGGAGTGCGGACGCTAGACCTGGGCAACCCGCAGCTGAGTATGCATTCGATCCGTGAGACGTGCGGTTCGCACGACGTTGAGAAGCTCGTGTTGCTGTTTGAGAGCTTTTTTGAGCACTTTTATGATCTCGAGCAGAGAATAGACGTGAATTAA
- a CDS encoding Proteasome subunit alpha type-2, with the protein MADRYSFSLTTFSPSGKLKQIEHALAAVKQGVTSLGIKATNGIVLATERKSTSVLVQADFVDKIVHVTPDIGMTYAGMGPDFRVLTDKSRKVSHTNYKRIYNEYPPTKILVSEVAKVMQDATQSAGVRPYGVSLLLGGYDENSGFMLYQVDPSGSYFPWKATAIGKGSNAAKTFLEKRWNEELELEDAIHIALLTLKESIEGEMNGDTVEIAVIGAENDDQLGFQGAAGVHGPRFRKLSPKEINDRLETL; encoded by the exons ATGGCGGACAGATACTCGTTTTCGTTGACCACGTTTTCGCCAAG CGGAAAGCTAAAGCAAATTGAGCACGCATTGGCGGCAGTCAAGCAGGGAGTCACGTCTCTGGGCATCAAGGCCACGAACGGCATTGTGCTGGCCACAGAGCGCAAATCGACGTCTGTGCTGGTCCAGGCGGACTTTGTCGACAAGATTGTGCATGTCACGCCGGATATTGGCATGACGTACGCGGGAATGGGTCCCGACTTCAGAGTTCTCACAGACAAGTCCAGAAAAGTGTCGCACACAAACTACAAGAGAATATATAACGAATACCCACCAACCAAGATCCTTGTGTCGGAGGTGGCGAAGGTCATGCAGGATGCCACCCAGAGCGCTGGTGTGCGTCCCTACGGCGTCTCGCTGTTACTGGGAGGCTACGACGAGAACAGCGGGTTCATGTTGTACCAGGTGGATCCTTCAGGGTCGTACTTCCCATGGAAGGCCACGGCCATTGGCAAGGGTTCGAACGCAGCCAAGacatttttggagaaacgGTGgaacgaggagctggagctcgaAGACGCCATCCACATTGCGCTGCTGACACTGAAGGAGAGCATCGAGGGCGAGATGAACGGCGACACCGTCGAGATCGCCGTGATTGGCGCGGAGAACGACGACCAGCTGGGTTTCCAGGGAGCGGCTGGTGTGCACGGCCCCAGATTCAGAAAGCTGTCGCCAAAAGAAATCAACGATAGATTGGAAACTTTGTAG
- a CDS encoding Histone acetyltransferase ESA1, producing MTSDSETAATDPAEALRLIPPEPTADEQFSLAQVAAGCKVYAIKDGEWRLAEILALQRKKGKPVYYVHYAEFNKRLDEWIDETKIDTHRPMYPPKPQKDKKDKKQTRKKVVRKTAPKSETPEPQRATSEPNEDEMDLDNLNVQGLVKEGEELSREDEIERLRTSGSMAQTSTSELAKIRNFSKVIIGNHEVEPWYFSPYPVELTEEECLYICDFSLCYFGSRKQFERFRAKCTLSHPPGNEIYRDDYVSFFEIDGRKQRTWCRNLCLLSKLFLDHKTLYYDVDPFLFYCMTRRDDKGHHLVGYFSKEKESADNYNVACILTLPQYQRHGYGKLLIQFSYELSKIEGKVGSPEKPLSDLGLLSYRAYWAETICALLVENGTTDISIDEISQLTSMTTTDILHTLQTLNMLRYYKGQHIIVLTNQILENYEKLQRKKRHKLDPSKLVWKPPVFTASQLRFGW from the coding sequence atGACCTCCgactcagaaacagcgGCGACCGACCCGGCAGAGGCGCTCCGGCTGATCCCGCCAGAACCCACAGCAGACGAGCAGTTCAGTCTCGCGCAGGTCGCGGCCGGGTGTAAGGTGTATGCTATCAAGGACGGCGAGTGGCGTCTGGCAGAGATTCTCGCCCTCCAGCGCAAGAAGGGCAAGCCCGTGTACTATGTGCACTATGCGGAGTTCAACAAGCGGCTAGACGAGTGGATCGACGAGACGAAAATTGACACGCACCGGCCGATGTACCCTCCGAAGCCGCAGAAGGACAAAAAGGACAAGAAACAGACGCGCAAGAAGGTCGTCAGGAAGACGGCGCCCAAGTCCGAGACTCCGGAGCCGCAGCGCGCAACGAGCGAGCccaacgaggacgagatggaccTGGACAACTTGAATGTGCAAGGACTGGTGAAGGAAGGCGAGGAACTGAGCCGCGAGGATGAGATCGAGAGACTGAGGACGAGCGGGTCGATGGCTCAGACGTCGACGAGCGAGCTGGCGAAAATCAGAAATTTCAGCAAAGTCATCATCGGCAACCACGAGGTCGAGCCGTGGTACTTTTCGCCGTATCCGGTCGAGCTCACCGAGGAAGAGTGTCTATATATTTGTGACTTTTCGCTGTGCTATTTTGGATCGCGCAAACAATTCGAGCGGTTCCGTGCAAAGTGCACACTGAGCCACCCGCCGGGGAACGAGATATACCGCGACGATTACGTGtcgtttttcgagatcgacgGCCGCAAACAGCGCACCTGGTGCAGAAACCTGTGTTTGTTGTCGAAACTGTTTCTGGACCACAAGACGCTCTACTACGACGTCGACCCGTTCCTGTTCTACTGCATGACCAGAAGAGACGATAAGGGCCACCATCTGGTGGGATACTTCTcgaaggagaaggagagcGCTGATAATTACAACGTTGCTTGCATTCTCACACTGCCGCAATATCAAAGACACGGCTACGGAAAATTGCTTATCCAGTTCTCGTACGAGCTGTCGAAAATCGAGGGCAAGGTCGGCTCGCCCGAGAAACCGCTTTCTGATCTTGGTCTGCTATCGTACAGAGCGTACTGGGCAGAAACCATCTGTGCcctgctggtggagaacgGAACCACCGACATCAGCATCGACGAGATCTCGCAGCTTACGTCCATGACAACGACAGACATTTTGCACACGCTCCAGACGCTCAACATGCTGCGGTACTACAAGGGCCAGCATATCATCGTGCTCACCAACCAAATTCTTGAAAACTATGAAAAATTGCAGcgcaaaaaaagacacaagCTGGACCCATCCAAACTTGTCTGGAAACCGCCCGTGTTCACCGCGTCGCAGCTGCGGTTTGGGTGGTGA
- a CDS encoding Phosphatidylinositol transfer protein, producing MSIPEGRAETLTSEQAQVLKTIWKHYLQANGYTVGDETAKSSRHNTLSSVKSSESIKKSRKKGLFGRFRRGHSNKKAEEELSTHLSHDLSGKVHEAFRPLDAETRNAFWDFLRHDTPDNLLLRFVRARKWDVDKSLAMIANTMDWRKNQFDVERVFREGELGMLEAGKQGVIKQFATGKCVIRGQDKTGRPIVIIRPRYHFPSDQTEEEVELFTILVIEYARLLINEPVDSCSLIFDLTGFSMSNMDYTSVKFIIKAFEAHYPESLGVLFIHSAPWIFGGIWNIVKNWLDPVVASKIQFTKKTEDLLAVIDKAHIPKDLGGEDDYEWKYLEPTKEANGKLHTDEKEKEKLEHERHKLVEQFIHKTLEWIECADKDRDHHLMADRLALGRQLSENYKKLDGYIRNRGIYDRLGYIKFE from the coding sequence ATGAGCATTCCCGAAGGCCGTGCAGAGACGTTGACGAGCGAGCAGGCGCAGGTGCTGAAGACCATCTGGAAGCACTATCTCCAGGCGAACGGGTACACGGTGGGCGACGAGACGgccaagagcagcagacaCAACACGCTGAGCTCGGTGAAGTCGAGCGAGAGCATCAAGAAGAGCCGGAAAAAGGGTCTTTTCGGACGGTTTCGCCGCGGCCACAGCAACAAAaaggccgaggaggagctcagCACGCACCTTAGCCACGATCTGAGTGGCAAGGTGCACGAGGCGTTCCGGCCGCTGGACGCAGAGACGCGCAACGCGTTCTGGGACTTTCTACGCCACGACACGCCGGATAACCTGTTGTTGCGGTTTGTGCGTGCACGGAAATGGGACGTGGACAAGTCTTTGGCGATGATTGCCAACACGATGGACTGGCGCAAGAACCAGTTCGATGTGGAGCGGGTGTTCCGCGAGGGCGAGCTGGGGATGCTGGAAGCGGGCAAGCAGGGTGTCATCAAGCAGTTTGCGACGGGCAAGTGTGTGATCCGGGGCCAGGACAAAACTGGCCGGCCGATTGTGATCATTCGGCCCCGCTACCACTTCCCGAGCGACCAgaccgaggaggaggtcGAGCTGTTCACGATTTTGGTGATTGAGTACGCGCGGCTGCTGATTAATGAACCCGTCGACTCGTGCTCGCTGATATTTGACCTGACCGGGTTCAGCATGAGCAACATGGACTACACCTCAGTCAAGTTCATTATCAAGGCGTTCGAGGCGCATTATCCGGAGTCTTTAGGCGTGCTGTTCATCCACAGTGCTCCGTggatttttggaggcatcTGGAATATTGTCAAGAACTGGCTGGACCCGGTGGTTGCGTCAAAAATCCAATTCACGAAAAAAACGGAGGACTTGCTTGCGGTTATCGACAAGGCGCACATTCCAAAGGACTTGGGAGGCGAAGACGACTACGAATGGAAGTATCTGGAGCCCACGAAAGAGGCCAATGGCAAGCTGCACACGgacgaaaaagagaaagagaagctAGAGCACGAAAGacacaagctggtggaacAGTTTATACATAAAACCCTCGAATGGATCGAGTGCGCCGACAAAGACAGAGACCACCATCTCATGGCAGATAGACTGGCGTTGGGCAGACAGTTGTCGGAAAATTATAAGAAATTGGACGGGTACATCCGCAACCGCGGAATATACGACCGTCTGGGCTACATAAAATTTGAATGA
- a CDS encoding putative tryptophan 2,3-dioxygenase or indoleamine 2,3-dioxygenase: MSYTYPLPDLAQYDVSEKTGFLPEEMPLESLGPYYEPWERLVRALPGLLLTKRIRAVVDALPLLSTVQLQTEAEFRRAHSVLGFLAHAYIWGVAEPTNRLPEQLAKPWIAVSEHLRLPPVATYADLCLWNFRYLLPDSDTDFLDNIQTISTFTGSFDESWFYLVSVYFEYKGASCLTTGLEAIKNAREGSSDRVVQCLQRLAEQIDYLGSVLMRMEEMCDPHVFYFRLRPYLAGWKNMKDAGLVNGVYYGNEAVPREYSGGSNAQSSLIQALDLLLNVEHRSTGEQAPSAGENPFMADMRRYMPGKHADFLAHLGKINILSDYVAKHAHENSELVLSYDACVAMLKCFRDKHIQIVTRYIVIQSQKARSMGSQTTSTLRAGLAKAKTPKKDIRGTGGTALLPFLKQCRDETGNAAAGNWGRRILSYKEKPAPSSSSETVGLAGQWTKGAGDGSAHW, from the coding sequence ATGTCCTACACTTATCCACTGCCGGACCTGGCCCAGTACGACGTTTCCGAGAAGACCGGCTTCCTGCCGGAGGAGATGCCGCTGGAGTCGTTGGGTCCCTACTACGAGCCGTGGGAACGACTTGTGCGGGCCTTGCCCGGCCTGCTGTTGACAAAGCGCATTCGCGCCGTTGTGGACGCCCTGCCGCTGCTGTCGACGGTGCAGCTGCAAACTGAGGCTGAGTTCCGGAGAGCGCACTCAGTCCTGGGCTTTCTTGCCCATGCATACATCTGGGGAGTCGCCGAGCCCACAAACCGTCTTCCCGAACAACTGGCCAAGCCGTGGATCGCTGTTTCCGAGCATCTGCGTCTGCCGCCCGTCGCCACCTACGCAGAcctgtgtttgtggaacTTCCGCTATCTTCTGCCCGACTCCGACACCGACTTCCTCGACAACATACAGACTATCTCCACGTTTACCGGGTCTTTTGACGAGAGCTGGTTTTATTTGGTGAGTGTGTATTTCGAGTACAAGGGCGCCTCCTGCTTGACGACAGGGCTGGAAGCGATCAAAAACGCCAGAGAAGGCTCATCAGACCGCGTCGTGCAGTGTCTGCAACGGCTCGCCGAACAGATCGACTATCTGGGCTCTGTGCTGATGCGCATGGAGGAAATGTGCGACCCGCACGTATTCTACTTCCGTCTGCGGCCCTATCTGGcgggctggaaaaacatGAAGGATGCCGGACTCGTGAATGGCGTCTACTACGGTAATGAGGCCGTTCCGCGCGAGTACAGCGGCGGCTCGAACGCGCAGTCATCGCTGATTCAGGCGCTCGatttgctgctgaacgTTGAGCACCGGTCGACGGGCGAGCAGGCTCCTTCTGCAGGCGAAAACCCATTCATGGCAGACATGAGACGGTACATGCCGGGCAAGCACGCTGACTTCCTGGCCCATCTCGGCAAGATTAACATTCTGAGCGACTACGTGGCCAAGCACGCACACGAGAATTCTGAGCTTGTTCTGTCGTACGACGCGTGCGTCGCAATGCTCAAATGTTTCAGAGACAAGCATATCCAGATCGTGACCCGCTACATCGTGATCCAGTCGCAAAAAGCGCGCAGCATGGGCTCCCAGACCACCAGTACGCTGCGTGCCGGCCTTGCAAAGGCCAAGACGCCGAAAAAGGACATTCGCGGAACCGGAGGCACCGCCCTGCTACCGTTCCTCAAGCAGTGCAGAGACGAGACCGGCAATGCTGCTGCCGGCAACTGGGGAAGAAGAATACTCAGCTACAAGGAAAAACCGGCGCCATCTTCGTCTTCCGAAACTGTCGGCCTGGCCGGCCAATGGACCAAGGGCGCCGGCGACGGCTCTGCCCATTGGTAA
- a CDS encoding putative formamidase — protein sequence MGSKYGNLVETLVTIDLERPAWEQEGLHNRWHPDIPCYKKMKQNKAYKIECYDWTGGQVGNNDSADDIKYCDLTKIHYLSGPFEVEDAEKGDVLVVEIQDVQPLERQPWGYCGIFAKENGGGFLDKHYPKAAKAVFDFEGIHCSSRHIPGVRFAGLVHPGIIGTAPSHEILAEWTRRETELVESNPDADFVMANLPTGQNAYAGACGLELQSKLAHGGRTIPGRPENGGNCDIKNLSRGSKVYLPVNVDGAKLSVGDLHFSQGDGEISFCGAIEMCGSITLKCSVLKKGMFKLNMKSPMYLPGPVENHYGPGRYLTFEGFSVDEDGKQLCLDTTVAYRQTCLRAIEYLRRYGYNDYQIYLLLSCAPIQGHIAGIVDVPNSCTTIGLPMDIFEFDISPEKDVVKRDLGNCAFANDDLEKGFPLYDELPNFLLENITK from the coding sequence ATGGGTAGTAAGTACGGCAACCTGGTGGAAACTCTTGTCACCATCGACCTGGAACGACCAGCCTGGGAGCAGGAAGGTCTGCACAACAGATGGCATCCCGACATCCCCTGCTACAAAAAAATGAAACAGAACAAAGCGTACAAAATCGAGTGCTACGACTGGACAGGAGGCCAGGTCGGGAACAACGACTCTGCCGATGACATCAAATATTGCGACCTTACAAAAATCCACTATTTGTCTGGGCCATTTGAGGTGGAAGATGCTGAGAAGGGCGACGTTctggtggtggaaatcCAGGACGTCCAGCCTCTCGAAAGACAGCCTTGGGGATACTGCGGGATCTTCGCCAAGGAGAACGGAGGCGGATTTCTGGACAAACACTATCCCAAGGCTGCCAAGGCCGTGTTCGACTTCGAGGGCATCCACTGCTCCTCCAGACACATCCCTGGCGTCCGTTTTGCCGGCCTTGTCCATCCAGGAATTATTGGAACCGCTCCGAGCCACGAGATCCTTGCAGAGTGGACCAGAAGAGAGACAGAGCTCGTGGAGTCCAACCCAGACGCCGATTTCGTGATGGCCAACCTGCCAACGGGACAGAATGCCTACGCAGGTGCTTGCGGCTTGGAACTGCAGTCCAAACTGGCACACGGAGGAAGAACCATCCCGGGCCGTCCTGAAAACGGTGGCAACTGCGACATCAAGAACCTGTCGCGCGGGTCCAAGGTGTACCTGCCGGTCAACGTGGACGGGGCCAAGCTGAGTGTCGGAGACCTGCATTTTTCCCAAGGAGATGGCGAGATCTCGTTTTGCGGAGCAATTGAGATGTGCGGGTCCATCACCCTGAAATGCTCTGTTCTTAAAAAAGGCAtgttcaagctcaacatgAAAAGTCCCATGTATTTGCCTGGCCCGGTAGAAAATCACTACGGCCCAGGCAGATACCTCACGTTCGAAGGCTTTTCTGTCGACGAAGACGGCAAACAGCTGTGTCTGGACACGACGGTTGCATACAGACAGACATGTCTCAGGGCCATTGAGTATCTCAGAAGATACGGCTACAATGACTACCAGATCTATCTGCTGCTGTCCTGTGCGCCGATCCAGGGCCACATCGCGGGAATTGTTGACGTGCCAAACTCGTGCACCACCATTGGCCTGCCGATGGAtatttttgagtttgatatttctccagaaaaagatgTTGTCAAACGCGATCTTGGAAACTGTGCTTTCGCCAACgacgatctcgaaaaaggTTTTCCGTTGTACGACGAGCTTCCAAATTTCCTTTTGGAAAATATCACTAAATAG